A stretch of Paludisphaera borealis DNA encodes these proteins:
- a CDS encoding ABC transporter ATP-binding protein codes for MIEVVGFTKRYGEFTAVDDLSFSIGKGETFGFIGPNGAGKSTTIRFLATLLRPTTGEGRVAGHSVTGDPMAVRRVIGFMPDDFGVYDGMKVWEFLDFFAVAYEIPRTARKKIIGEVLELLDLAHKRDDYVNGLSKGMKQRLCLAKTLVHDPPVLILDEPASGLDPRARLEMKALLNELRRMGKTILVSSHILSELADFCTSIGVIERGRLLAAGSIRDIQKQLRAHRVLKVQLLDGEAGRAAEILRDDPSIRLVETFDHTVTAEFEGVDEDMARLLERLIGAGLPVHSFAEEPLSLEEVFMMITKGIVS; via the coding sequence ATGATCGAGGTGGTCGGCTTCACCAAGCGGTACGGCGAGTTCACGGCCGTCGACGATCTGAGTTTCTCCATCGGCAAGGGGGAGACGTTCGGGTTCATCGGACCCAACGGCGCGGGCAAAAGCACGACCATCCGGTTCCTCGCCACCCTGCTGCGGCCGACGACGGGCGAGGGGCGGGTCGCCGGCCACTCGGTCACGGGCGATCCGATGGCCGTCCGCCGTGTGATCGGGTTCATGCCCGACGACTTCGGCGTCTACGACGGCATGAAGGTGTGGGAATTCCTCGATTTCTTCGCCGTCGCCTACGAGATCCCGCGCACGGCGCGGAAGAAGATCATCGGCGAGGTCCTTGAGCTGCTCGACCTGGCCCACAAGCGCGACGACTACGTCAACGGGCTGTCCAAGGGGATGAAGCAGCGGCTCTGCCTGGCCAAGACGCTCGTCCACGACCCGCCGGTCCTGATCCTCGACGAGCCCGCGTCGGGCCTCGACCCCCGCGCCCGGCTGGAGATGAAGGCGCTCTTGAACGAGCTGCGACGGATGGGCAAGACGATCCTGGTGTCGAGCCACATCCTCTCGGAGCTGGCCGACTTCTGCACGTCGATCGGCGTCATCGAGCGCGGGCGGCTGCTGGCGGCGGGGAGCATCCGCGACATCCAGAAACAGCTTCGCGCCCATCGCGTGCTCAAGGTCCAGTTGCTTGACGGCGAGGCTGGCAGGGCGGCCGAGATCCTCCGCGACGACCCGTCGATCCGCCTGGTCGAGACGTTCGACCACACGGTGACCGCCGAGTTCGAAGGGGTCGACGAGGACATGGCGCGGCTGCTGGAGCGGTTGATCGGGGCGGGCCTTCCGGTCCACTCGTTCGCCGAGGAGCCGCTGAGCCTTGAAGAGGTGTTCATGATGATCACCAAGGGGATCGTGAGTTGA
- a CDS encoding helix-turn-helix domain-containing protein: protein MSEPIITRGSTNVFADLGFENAEELLAKSELAAQILKTVRARRLTQAKAGELLGISQPKVSALLNGRLDGFSTDRLFRFLTKLGWDVQIKLSKAKSKSNGHVRVTSA, encoded by the coding sequence ATGAGCGAGCCCATCATCACTCGCGGCAGCACGAACGTCTTCGCCGACCTGGGGTTCGAGAATGCGGAAGAGTTGCTGGCCAAGTCCGAACTCGCCGCCCAGATCCTTAAGACCGTCCGCGCCCGGCGGCTGACCCAGGCGAAAGCCGGCGAACTCCTCGGCATCTCGCAGCCCAAGGTCTCGGCCCTGCTCAACGGCCGACTCGACGGATTCTCGACCGATCGGCTGTTCCGCTTCCTCACCAAACTAGGATGGGACGTCCAGATCAAGCTGTCGAAGGCGAAGTCCAAGTCGAACGGCCATGTTCGCGTGACGTCCGCGTGA
- a CDS encoding ABC transporter permease, with the protein MLIRENPVLNRELLVTLRSPRSFVLQFFYVLALGSLVYFYWPAGEDGARQVSPGVARRLFDIFFLGQFCLVALMAPTFAAGSITGEKERKTYEMLLASPLRPRTILVGKLLSSLTYLVVLILSSLPLMILCYLLGGLLLSEITRSYLVLILAAGTFGLLSIACSSCFSRTSSALVVSYLVILPLAVLCIMLTRTENTTTRDFMSIAVLPPWCLAIWTALEIVVNRRLLHPPDVGGQGKDVIDEEEEMKYAIGVVIDRDLFPDKLFAPAKRLDLMPDGANPVLDKELRSEIFSQGTLMLRVVIQLSMFLSIPLMAGLLFLRSDQAAYYVAYVLTFNMLVGPVFSSGSVTQERERQTLSLLLTTLLTPSRIILAKLLAALRVSTVLTFLLTEQLLLAYALLHELRGRFWTLIVFLLIIAVTCLATSSIGLMWSALCRRTSTAMVLTYMTLLGLFVLPIGLGWYLQGIAQESSLTPQRLAALTVTSPFSAAMSVPMHVNRPDGWTGQSLTIHTPPLVPLGGRVYAPVWAIFLVLYPILSAIFVGVACLAFRWRWWRAGNVV; encoded by the coding sequence ATGTTGATCCGCGAGAATCCGGTCCTGAATCGCGAGCTTCTGGTCACGCTGCGATCGCCGCGGTCGTTCGTGCTCCAGTTCTTCTACGTGCTGGCGCTCGGCTCGCTCGTGTATTTCTACTGGCCGGCCGGCGAGGACGGCGCGCGGCAGGTGAGCCCGGGCGTCGCGCGGCGGCTGTTCGACATCTTCTTCCTCGGCCAGTTCTGCCTGGTCGCGCTGATGGCGCCGACGTTCGCGGCCGGAAGCATCACCGGCGAGAAGGAGCGGAAGACGTACGAGATGCTCCTGGCCAGTCCGCTGCGGCCCCGGACGATCCTCGTCGGCAAGCTGCTCAGCTCGCTCACCTATCTGGTGGTTCTGATCCTTTCGAGTCTGCCGCTGATGATCCTCTGCTACCTGCTGGGCGGGCTTTTGCTCTCGGAGATCACGCGGAGCTACCTCGTCTTGATCCTCGCCGCCGGCACGTTCGGGCTCTTGAGCATCGCGTGTTCGAGCTGCTTCAGCCGCACGAGTTCGGCGCTCGTGGTCAGCTACCTGGTGATCCTGCCGCTGGCGGTCCTCTGCATCATGCTGACGCGGACCGAGAACACGACCACGCGCGACTTCATGTCGATCGCGGTGCTGCCTCCTTGGTGCCTGGCCATCTGGACGGCGCTCGAGATCGTCGTCAACCGTCGGTTGCTGCATCCTCCCGACGTCGGCGGTCAGGGCAAGGACGTCATCGACGAGGAAGAGGAGATGAAGTACGCGATCGGCGTGGTGATCGACCGCGACCTGTTCCCCGACAAGCTGTTCGCCCCCGCCAAGCGGCTGGACCTCATGCCCGACGGCGCCAACCCGGTGCTCGACAAGGAGCTGCGGAGCGAGATCTTCAGCCAGGGGACGCTGATGCTCCGGGTGGTGATCCAGTTGAGCATGTTCCTGTCGATCCCGCTGATGGCCGGGCTGTTGTTCCTGCGATCGGACCAGGCGGCGTACTACGTGGCTTACGTGCTGACTTTCAACATGCTGGTCGGCCCGGTCTTCTCGTCGGGGAGCGTAACCCAGGAGCGCGAGCGGCAGACGCTCAGCCTGCTGCTGACGACCCTGCTGACGCCGAGCCGGATCATCCTCGCCAAGCTGCTCGCGGCGCTTCGGGTCTCGACGGTCTTGACCTTCCTGCTCACCGAGCAACTGCTGCTCGCCTACGCCCTTTTACACGAGCTTCGGGGCCGGTTCTGGACGTTGATCGTCTTCCTCCTGATCATCGCCGTGACGTGCCTGGCGACGTCGTCGATCGGCCTGATGTGGTCGGCCCTCTGCCGGCGGACGTCGACCGCGATGGTGCTCACCTACATGACGCTGCTAGGCCTGTTCGTGTTGCCGATCGGCCTGGGTTGGTATCTTCAGGGCATCGCGCAGGAGTCGTCGTTGACGCCCCAAAGACTGGCCGCCCTCACGGTGACGAGCCCGTTCTCGGCCGCGATGAGCGTCCCGATGCACGTCAACCGACCCGACGGCTGGACGGGCCAGTCCCTGACGATCCACACGCCCCCGCTCGTCCCCCTCGGCGGCCGCGTCTACGCCCCCGTCTGGGCGATCTTCCTGGTCCTCTATCCGATCCTGAGCGCGATCTTCGTGGGCGTCGCCTGCCTGGCCTTCCGCTGGCGCTGGTGGCGAGCGGGAAACGTCGTGTGA
- a CDS encoding DUF1549 and DUF1553 domain-containing protein, with the protein MVQGTRGWIARVVACVGLALTAASGADPDLWSLGPVARPGVPSSTTSSPNPIDAFLASEYRAKGLEPAGPADKQTLLRRVTLDLTGLPPTPAEQAAFLHDESPNAYETVVDRLLASEQHGVRFGRHWLDVLRYADVDERMVAAPGIHLWRDWVIRALNDDVPYDQFVRAQLTGYRTTERTQMSATGHRSRKEPRPDDLFALGLLARGAVIRDGKDDGELPIAAVETVSAAFMGMTVACAKCHDHMYDPIKQRDYYAMKALFDPLIVRKVTLASPAEILAEGKAIGEVERKREMAQGPIDDLLAPYKKRLYDDRVAMLPPDVQAVIHKPERQRSAAEQKIADDYFPVLRIDTGNILEIMPEPDRKKYRELQARLDAAGGRRGSSLPAFWTVEVDPKREAEPSYILTSGDPERPEKDHAVTPGWPFAPSGLEFREGRIEAFSDWLTAPDNPLFARVVVNRLWQWHFGEGLHKTPSDFGVLGGTPSNPALLDWLASEFVSRGFGMKAMHRLMVTSEAYKRASDAASDVTKANTAIDPTNAQIWRFPLRRLDAESIWDAIWTAAGGLDATVGGPSFDPAGAGRSGPRGGSSARAKTNRRAAYMIRGYSTSRDVVPNFLQAFDVDDGRVPCPVRTRTVSPPQALFLMNSDPIEKATEKFAERLKAESGGDLGVAVDLAYRIAVARPPTASERDRALAYLDHDPTRLKGLGWLVFNLDEFLYVR; encoded by the coding sequence ATGGTGCAAGGAACACGGGGATGGATCGCGCGGGTCGTCGCATGCGTGGGGCTCGCTCTGACGGCGGCGAGTGGAGCCGATCCGGATCTCTGGTCCCTGGGCCCCGTCGCCCGCCCCGGGGTGCCGTCGAGCACGACGTCGTCGCCCAACCCGATCGACGCCTTCCTCGCCTCGGAATACCGGGCGAAGGGCCTGGAACCCGCCGGACCGGCCGATAAGCAGACCCTGCTCCGTCGCGTCACCCTCGACCTGACAGGGCTGCCACCGACGCCCGCCGAACAGGCGGCGTTCCTTCACGACGAGTCGCCGAACGCCTACGAGACCGTCGTCGACCGGCTCCTGGCGAGCGAGCAGCACGGCGTCCGTTTTGGCCGGCACTGGCTCGACGTCCTCCGCTACGCCGACGTCGACGAGCGGATGGTCGCCGCGCCGGGCATCCACCTCTGGCGCGACTGGGTGATCCGGGCCCTGAACGACGACGTGCCTTACGACCAGTTCGTCCGCGCCCAACTGACCGGCTACCGAACGACCGAGCGCACACAGATGTCGGCCACCGGCCACCGCAGCCGGAAAGAGCCCCGGCCCGACGACCTCTTCGCCCTGGGCCTGCTCGCCCGAGGGGCCGTCATCCGCGACGGCAAGGACGACGGTGAGTTGCCGATCGCCGCCGTCGAGACGGTCTCCGCCGCCTTCATGGGCATGACGGTCGCCTGCGCCAAGTGCCACGACCACATGTACGACCCGATCAAACAGCGCGACTACTACGCCATGAAGGCGCTGTTTGATCCCTTGATCGTGCGCAAAGTGACTCTGGCGTCCCCCGCCGAGATCCTCGCCGAGGGTAAGGCGATCGGCGAAGTCGAGCGGAAGCGGGAGATGGCGCAAGGGCCGATCGACGACTTGCTCGCCCCGTACAAGAAGCGGCTGTACGACGACCGCGTCGCCATGCTCCCCCCCGACGTCCAGGCCGTGATCCACAAGCCCGAACGCCAGCGATCGGCCGCGGAGCAGAAGATCGCCGACGACTACTTTCCCGTCCTGCGGATCGACACGGGCAACATCCTGGAGATCATGCCCGAGCCGGACCGGAAGAAATACAGGGAACTCCAGGCCCGGCTCGACGCCGCAGGCGGGCGGCGCGGGTCGTCGCTGCCGGCGTTCTGGACCGTCGAGGTCGACCCGAAGCGGGAGGCCGAGCCGAGCTACATCCTCACGAGCGGCGATCCCGAGCGGCCCGAGAAAGATCATGCGGTGACGCCCGGCTGGCCGTTCGCCCCGTCGGGCCTCGAGTTCCGGGAAGGCCGGATCGAGGCGTTCTCCGACTGGCTGACCGCGCCCGACAACCCGCTGTTCGCCCGCGTGGTCGTCAATCGCCTCTGGCAATGGCACTTCGGCGAGGGCCTGCACAAAACGCCCAGCGACTTCGGCGTGCTCGGCGGTACGCCCTCGAACCCGGCCCTGCTCGACTGGCTGGCCTCGGAGTTCGTGAGTCGCGGTTTCGGCATGAAGGCGATGCACCGGCTGATGGTCACGTCGGAGGCGTACAAGCGAGCTTCCGATGCGGCGTCGGACGTCACGAAGGCGAATACGGCGATCGACCCGACGAATGCCCAAATCTGGCGGTTCCCCCTTCGACGCCTCGACGCCGAATCGATCTGGGATGCGATCTGGACGGCGGCCGGCGGCCTCGACGCGACCGTCGGCGGGCCTTCCTTCGACCCGGCCGGCGCAGGAAGGAGCGGACCGAGGGGAGGATCGTCCGCCAGAGCGAAGACCAACCGTCGCGCCGCGTACATGATCCGCGGCTACTCCACGAGCCGCGACGTCGTGCCGAACTTCCTTCAGGCGTTCGACGTGGACGACGGCCGCGTCCCCTGCCCCGTCCGGACCCGGACCGTCTCGCCGCCCCAGGCCCTGTTCCTGATGAACAGCGACCCGATCGAGAAGGCCACGGAGAAGTTCGCCGAGCGGCTGAAGGCGGAGTCCGGCGGCGACCTCGGCGTCGCGGTGGATCTCGCCTACCGGATCGCCGTCGCCCGGCCGCCGACCGCGTCGGAGCGGGACCGCGCCCTGGCGTACCTCGATCACGATCCGACTCGCTTGAAGGGGCTCGGGTGGCTCGTGTTCAACCTCGACGAATTCCTCTACGTCCGGTGA
- a CDS encoding type II toxin-antitoxin system RelE/ParE family toxin, translating into MSAGEDKSDAKPLEWVGSSLADLKRLPSAVQRRIGHNLYLVQIDTKPMNAKPLSGFGGASVLEIVEDHGGGTYRAVYTVRFREAVFVLHVFQKKSKKGIKTPKTDVDLIKARLKTASDLYESLYGGEKS; encoded by the coding sequence ATGAGTGCGGGCGAGGACAAATCAGACGCCAAGCCGCTGGAGTGGGTGGGGAGCTCACTGGCCGACCTTAAGAGGCTGCCTAGCGCTGTCCAGAGGCGGATCGGACACAATTTGTACCTGGTCCAGATCGACACGAAGCCCATGAACGCCAAGCCGCTGTCGGGCTTCGGCGGCGCGAGCGTCCTTGAGATCGTCGAAGACCACGGCGGCGGCACATACCGCGCGGTGTACACGGTGAGGTTCCGTGAAGCCGTCTTCGTGCTCCACGTCTTCCAGAAGAAGTCGAAGAAGGGAATCAAGACGCCAAAGACCGACGTCGACCTGATCAAGGCGCGATTGAAAACGGCGTCGGACCTGTACGAGTCGCTTTACGGGGGCGAAAAATCATGA
- a CDS encoding DUF1501 domain-containing protein: MNGEALLYPCGRVSRRGFLRGAGGFLGVALGGLWSEAGEIEGALHGPHFAPKAKSVIFLFMCGGVSHIDTFDPKDNKWAGKLIDAVGFGDNSAEMRRPVIHCDRKFTRYGESGIPVSDWFPHVGGVVDEIAMIRSMWCHEGNHFPAVIETCTGHRGRPFDHPTLGGWISYALGSANQNLPTFVNIGRPSSPVQLTGGYLGATVSATPFQAGETPIPNLKPPRGTGTADRERRMRALEDLNREFRDRYALESDIAARTKAYELAARMQLSAPEAVDVSSEPKHVLDLYGIGEEATDDFGRQLLMARRLAERGVRFVQVCHAGGGNGAWDAHGDIRTHAPLCRSTDKPIAGLIRDLKSRGLLDDTLVVWTSEFGRSPWSQNTTGRDHNPRGYTAWLTGGGVKGGTVHGATDDVGYKAVESPHYYSDLHATILHQLGLDPAKMEIPVLGRTMRLVEEGKPIAEVLS; the protein is encoded by the coding sequence ATGAACGGCGAAGCACTTCTCTATCCGTGCGGACGGGTGTCGCGACGCGGCTTCCTCCGGGGGGCCGGCGGCTTCCTCGGCGTCGCCCTCGGCGGTCTCTGGTCCGAGGCCGGGGAGATCGAGGGCGCCCTCCACGGGCCGCATTTCGCGCCCAAGGCGAAGTCGGTGATCTTTCTGTTCATGTGCGGGGGCGTCAGCCACATCGACACCTTCGACCCGAAGGACAACAAGTGGGCCGGCAAGCTGATTGACGCGGTCGGCTTCGGCGACAACTCCGCGGAGATGCGGCGTCCGGTCATCCACTGCGACCGCAAATTCACCCGTTACGGCGAGTCGGGGATTCCAGTCTCCGACTGGTTCCCGCATGTCGGCGGGGTGGTCGACGAGATCGCGATGATCCGATCGATGTGGTGCCACGAGGGGAACCACTTTCCGGCGGTGATCGAGACCTGCACCGGCCACCGTGGACGCCCGTTCGACCACCCGACGCTCGGCGGCTGGATCTCCTACGCGCTCGGGAGCGCCAACCAGAACCTACCGACGTTCGTCAACATCGGCCGCCCGTCGTCTCCCGTCCAATTGACCGGCGGCTACCTCGGGGCGACGGTGTCCGCGACGCCGTTCCAGGCGGGCGAGACGCCGATCCCGAACCTGAAGCCGCCACGAGGGACCGGCACCGCCGATCGCGAGCGTCGGATGCGGGCTTTAGAGGATCTGAATCGGGAGTTCCGCGACCGCTACGCCCTCGAATCGGACATCGCCGCCCGGACGAAGGCGTACGAGCTGGCCGCCCGGATGCAGCTCTCCGCGCCGGAGGCCGTCGACGTCTCCAGCGAGCCCAAGCACGTTCTCGACCTCTACGGGATCGGCGAGGAAGCGACCGACGACTTCGGCCGCCAGCTCCTGATGGCCCGAAGGCTCGCGGAGCGCGGCGTCCGATTCGTCCAGGTCTGTCACGCGGGGGGCGGCAACGGGGCCTGGGACGCCCACGGCGACATCCGGACCCACGCGCCCCTCTGCCGATCGACCGACAAACCGATCGCCGGCCTGATCCGCGACCTCAAAAGTCGCGGCCTGCTCGACGACACGCTCGTCGTCTGGACCAGCGAATTCGGCCGGAGCCCGTGGTCCCAGAACACGACCGGCCGCGACCACAACCCGAGAGGCTACACCGCCTGGCTCACCGGCGGCGGCGTTAAAGGCGGCACCGTCCACGGCGCCACCGACGACGTCGGCTACAAGGCCGTCGAGAGCCCGCACTACTACAGCGACCTCCACGCGACCATCCTCCACCAGCTCGGCCTCGATCCCGCCAAGATGGAAATCCCCGTCCTCGGCCGCACCATGCGACTCGTCGAAGAAGGCAAGCCGATCGCGGAGGTCCTGAGCTGA